The genomic window AGCCGAGCATGCGGTGCTTGTCGGCCCAGTCAGAAACCAGCAGCGCGGGCTCGGGCGCCATGCCGTCGCGCCAGGCCTGCAAGATCTCGGCGGCGCCGTCGAAATTGCCGAGTTCGGCGATAATCTGCTCGCCGGTCATCATGCGACCGTTACGCGGACGTCGTTGCGCTCGGCCAGGTGCTGGCGCAGCCGAGCATCCATCATCGTCTGCAGCCGGTGCGCATCGACGCCGAGTTCGACGGCCAGTTCCGCAGCGACCCGGGCGGGCCAGGCGAGGATGGCATCGCGCTCCTCCTTGGCCAGGCGGTGCACCAGTATGAGCGCGCGCGCCTTCTCGACCAGTTGGCCACGTCGCTCATCAAGCCGGAGCTTGCGCTCCTGCGCCTTGAGCATCTCGTTGGCGGTGCGGGCGTTGTGGAAGCTGCTGCCGCCCGCGGAGGGCGGGGGCAACGGCTCCGGCATGGGTGGCGCGACGAAGGCCGGCCGCGGTGGGGTCGGCGGTGGCGAGGTCGGTGTCGGCGCCGGTGCCGGCGCCACCATGGCCGCCGTCTTGCGCACCGGGTCGCTGCTGGCTGCCAGCTGCGCGCGGACCTTTTCGACGTTCCATCCGCCGCCCGGCTCCTGGGCGATGCGGCCGGACTGCGCGGCCTTCTGCAGCGCGGTGTGGGAGACGCCGAGCCGGCGCGCCACCTCGCGCTGCGAGGGCACCAGCACAGCGGAAGCGGTTGCGATCATGATGTGATCGAACGCCTCCGATATTAGCAATTCGATGAGCGCGAGATGCGCTTGGCTCACGCGTGGCACAGCGCGAATGGTCCGTCACACGCAGGGGATGCCCTGCAGCAACAGACGGAGACCAGCATGACCGACCGCGAAGCCCGCGCCGCCCGCAACCAGGAAAAGAGCCTGGCCGCCTTCCTCGCGAAGAAGGCTGAATTCGACGCCCTCCTCGCCGAACTGACGCAGGCCAGCGCGGACCACTTCGGCGCGGATCCCGAGACGGTGCTTTGGGGCGAGGCGGCCTGGCTTTCGGACGCCACCGCGAAGCTGAAGGACATCGCGGATCAGCATTTCCGCCGCGGCGAATACGAAGTCTGAAGCGGGCGACTCCCGCACCGCCCCGACCGGCAACGCCGGCGGGGCTCCCGGCAGTAGGGGCCGATGACCGGCGCCCGGAACCGGAGACCACCACGATGTCCAAGCTTTCCGACAGCCAGCGCGTGATCCTGAGCGCCGCCGCGCAGCACGAAATGGGCCTCGCCCGCGCGCCAAAGTCACTCCCGGCCGCGGCGCGTAACGCGGTGTTCCGCAGCCTGCTCAAGAACAACCTGCTCACCGAGATCAACGCCCCGCGGGAGCATGTCGGGCTGGGCTGGCGCCAGGACGACGACGGGACCTGGATCGTGGCGCGCATCACCGACGAGGGGCTGCGCGCCATCGGCATCGACCCGAACGAGGGCGATGCGGTAGCCGGCGAGCCCGACTGCTCGGGCATCGAGGGCAGCGTGCCCGACACGGCGCCGACGGTGGCGGCGGATGCTGCGCCGGGGGAAACCACCGACACCGCCGCCGCGCCCGCCCTGGCCGCGCCCCTGGCGGAGGAGATCGCCCTGCTCGACCAGGCCCTCGCGGCACGCGCCGCTACGCCACGCGCCAGCCTGCGCGACACCGCCGCGGCCATCCTCGCCGCCTGGGACGACCAGGCCGCTCGCTTCGGGACGCATGATGGCGACCTGATCGGCGCACTCGACGCGCCGATGGCGGCCCTTCGCATCCTGCTCGCCGGGAAGCCCGCCCGCGTCGCCCGCGAGCCGGGCGCGCAGCGCAAGCCGCGCGAGGGGACCAAACAGGAGCAGGTGCTGGCCATGCTGCGCCGGCCCGAGGGCGCCACAGTCGCGCAGATCGCCAACGCCACGGGCTGGGCACAGCACACGGTCCGCGGCTTCTTCGCCGGGCTGAAGAAGAAGGGCCACGCGGTCGAGGTGATGGAGCGGATCCGCCAGGTCGGACCCAACAAGGAGGGCGCCCGCGGAAGCTTCACGATCTACCGCATCGCCGAGTGAAGCATCACAGCCACGCCACTGAACATGATCGGGAGCGCCGGGGATCATCCAGATTCCCGGCGCTTTATCGAGTTGGCTGTGTTCCGACACAGCGCGAATCGTCCGTCACGCGCAGGGCATCCCGCCCCGCCAGACGGAGACGACGATGACCATCCTCCCGCACCAGACCGCCGAAGGCCCGCAGGACCGCGCCGCCTGGCAGCAGCTTCTCGCCACCGCGCCGCGCAGCACCGACAGCGTGGGCCGCGCGACCATCCAGGTCTGCACCGCCAGCGACGGGCGCGCGATCTACGCCACGGTCGAATACGCCACCTGGCAGACCGAGAAGGAGGAGGGGTGATGCCCTCCGAATGCCGCTGGATCATCCTGGCGCAGGATGGCCGCCACGTGACGATGGGCCGCGCTGCGCCGCCGAGCGAGGCAGAGGTCGAAGCCGCCGCCGCGGCGCTTGCCGCGCAGGGACTGGCAGGATGGCTCGCCAGGTTGGACGGGCACTACTGGTCGCGCCGCCGCGTGGCGCTCACGCTAGTGCAGACACTCGGCGACGGCGCCAGCCTGGATTGGCCTGCCGCCATCGCTGCCTTTGAAGCCGACCGCAAGGCTGCAACGGCACCCCGCTGACGCATCACGCTGCGAGCGTGGCACCGCGCGCGGCGGCCACGTCCCGGAATATGCGATCCTCTCCGGACAGCACTGCCGCCTTGCCAGTAAGATTTTGCCAACGCTGGATCGCTACATCGACGTAGCGCGGATCGATGTCCACCGCGTGGCAGACCCGCCCGGTCGTCTCCGCGGCGATCAGCGTCGTGCCGCTGCCAAGGAATGGATCGTAGATCGCCTCGCCATCCGCGCTGTTGTTGATGATCGGCCGGCGCATGCACTCCACCGGCTTCTGCGTGCCGTGCACAGTCGCCGCATCCTCGTCGCCACCATTCGAGATCGCCCAGAGCGTCGCCTGGTCGCGCGCGCCCTGCCAATGGCCAGTCGCACCCTTGCGCACGGCATAGAGGCAGGGCTCGTGCTGCCAGTGATAGTCGCCGCGCCCCAGCACGAAGCGCGACTTGGCCCAGACGATCTGGCTGCGGATCACGAAGCCGCATGCTTCGAGGCTCTCGATCACCGTGCGGCTGTGCACGCCGGCGTGCCAGACATAGGCGACGTCGCCGGGGAACAGCGCCCATGCCTGGCGCCAGTCGGCGCGGTCGTCATTCGCCACCTTCCCGGTGCGCATGGTGGCCGAGACCCCGGCCTCGTTCCGCCATTCCGGATCGTAGTTCACGCCATAGGGCGGATCGGTGATCATCAGATGCGGGGCGGCACCATCCAGCAGTCGGGCCACGTCTGTCGTGCTGGTGGCGTCGCCGCAGAG from Roseococcus microcysteis includes these protein-coding regions:
- a CDS encoding DUF3489 domain-containing protein, whose translation is MSKLSDSQRVILSAAAQHEMGLARAPKSLPAAARNAVFRSLLKNNLLTEINAPREHVGLGWRQDDDGTWIVARITDEGLRAIGIDPNEGDAVAGEPDCSGIEGSVPDTAPTVAADAAPGETTDTAAAPALAAPLAEEIALLDQALAARAATPRASLRDTAAAILAAWDDQAARFGTHDGDLIGALDAPMAALRILLAGKPARVAREPGAQRKPREGTKQEQVLAMLRRPEGATVAQIANATGWAQHTVRGFFAGLKKKGHAVEVMERIRQVGPNKEGARGSFTIYRIAE
- a CDS encoding site-specific DNA-methyltransferase, which translates into the protein MRPDLQMEMMPVASLAAYAANARMHPTEQVAQLAASIAEFGFNVPVLVDDAGVLIAGHGRVLAAKALGLDAVPAIRLGHLTEAQAKAFRLADNQLALNSTWDESLLAAELRELRADEFDIGLIGFDQAALDRLLAEGGGDEPVAAGDPDAPAPEPPTIPVTRPGDLWLLGPHRLLCGDATSTTDVARLLDGAAPHLMITDPPYGVNYDPEWRNEAGVSATMRTGKVANDDRADWRQAWALFPGDVAYVWHAGVHSRTVIESLEACGFVIRSQIVWAKSRFVLGRGDYHWQHEPCLYAVRKGATGHWQGARDQATLWAISNGGDEDAATVHGTQKPVECMRRPIINNSADGEAIYDPFLGSGTTLIAAETTGRVCHAVDIDPRYVDVAIQRWQNLTGKAAVLSGEDRIFRDVAAARGATLAA
- a CDS encoding elements of external origin, with the translated sequence MSQAHLALIELLISEAFDHIMIATASAVLVPSQREVARRLGVSHTALQKAAQSGRIAQEPGGGWNVEKVRAQLAASSDPVRKTAAMVAPAPAPTPTSPPPTPPRPAFVAPPMPEPLPPPSAGGSSFHNARTANEMLKAQERKLRLDERRGQLVEKARALILVHRLAKEERDAILAWPARVAAELAVELGVDAHRLQTMMDARLRQHLAERNDVRVTVA